A genome region from Rickettsiales endosymbiont of Stachyamoeba lipophora includes the following:
- a CDS encoding ABC transporter ATP-binding protein: protein MNKKNIILEINNASKTSNNVTILHDINLKIYQGEFFALLGPSGCGKTTLLRMIGGFDSPSSGQIKIDGLDMQQIPPFERHVNMMFQSYALFPHMNVYDNIAFGLRQQKITENSIAEKVEEVLSILKIDQFKNRAINELSGGQQQRVALARSIIKRPKILLLDEPMGALDIKTREHTQIELINLQHMLGITFVMVTHNQQEAMAMANRIAIMNHGKILQIDSPRHIYDYPNDKFVADFIGSINFLAGQIVDYNKENDIATVQLNNNQELIIVKKPEHTRIGDQIDLALRPEELYLSTEKPINGDNFVAATINEISFAGSELIFYLSLHDTQTIMVTISTAAGSYNPDFIIGAQLYILWDQEDGVILVK, encoded by the coding sequence ATGAATAAAAAAAATATAATCTTAGAAATAAACAATGCATCCAAGACTAGTAACAACGTAACTATCTTGCACGATATTAATTTAAAAATATATCAAGGTGAGTTTTTTGCACTCCTTGGTCCTTCCGGATGTGGCAAAACCACCTTACTTAGAATGATTGGAGGCTTTGATTCCCCAAGCTCAGGACAGATTAAAATAGACGGGCTTGATATGCAGCAAATTCCTCCATTTGAACGTCATGTTAATATGATGTTTCAATCATATGCTTTATTTCCGCATATGAATGTTTATGATAATATCGCCTTTGGTTTAAGACAGCAAAAGATTACTGAAAATTCGATTGCCGAAAAAGTTGAAGAAGTATTAAGCATACTTAAAATTGACCAATTTAAAAACCGAGCAATTAATGAGCTTTCAGGCGGGCAACAACAGCGCGTCGCACTCGCCAGGTCAATTATTAAACGTCCTAAAATTCTCCTACTTGATGAACCGATGGGAGCATTAGATATCAAAACCCGTGAACATACTCAGATTGAATTAATCAATCTGCAGCATATGTTAGGCATTACTTTTGTAATGGTGACCCATAATCAACAAGAGGCTATGGCTATGGCCAACCGAATTGCTATTATGAATCATGGTAAAATCCTTCAAATAGATAGTCCTCGCCATATTTATGATTATCCTAATGATAAATTTGTAGCTGATTTTATAGGTTCAATTAATTTTCTAGCAGGCCAAATTGTCGACTATAACAAAGAAAATGATATTGCCACAGTACAGCTTAATAACAATCAAGAATTGATTATTGTTAAAAAACCAGAACATACTCGCATAGGCGATCAAATTGATTTAGCGCTTAGACCTGAAGAATTATATCTATCAACTGAAAAGCCTATTAACGGGGATAATTTTGTTGCAGCCACCATCAATGAAATTAGCTTTGCTGGCAGCGAACTGATCTTTTATTTAAGCTTACATGATACCCAAACTATTATGGTTACCATCTCTACTGCAGCAGGTAGTTATAACCCAGATTTTATCATCGGCGCCCAATTATATATATTATGGGACCAAGAAGATGGAGTTATATTGGTAAAGTAA
- a CDS encoding ABC transporter permease: MTRFNIIKYLFTSLILLFLLLPIVVTIAYSFNSSSIVSVWQGFSLEYYYELFNDEFLLNSLFLSLKVAFIAASVANIIALMISIVLMKQKSRFILKLLTIQIMIPEVVNGLALVLMFVMFRIIVGRELNLSFYGIIMAHIAIAMPYMVTIIYNKLKSINVELIESAMDLGANNITIWHKIIWPLIMPSMVTAWLIAFTISMDDVVLASFTSYPGAVTLPMQIYSKMRFGVSPEINALATILITINFGLILLILWNRKTNLNVKTF, encoded by the coding sequence ATGACCAGATTTAATATTATTAAATATCTTTTTACTTCTCTGATATTATTATTTTTATTATTACCTATTGTGGTAACTATAGCTTATTCATTTAACTCCTCTTCTATTGTTTCAGTATGGCAAGGATTTTCACTAGAGTATTATTACGAGTTATTTAATGATGAATTTTTGCTTAATTCATTGTTTCTAAGCTTAAAAGTTGCTTTTATTGCTGCTTCAGTCGCTAATATAATCGCTTTAATGATATCTATAGTATTAATGAAACAGAAATCTCGCTTTATTTTAAAACTATTAACTATTCAAATTATGATACCCGAAGTGGTAAATGGTTTAGCTTTAGTACTAATGTTTGTGATGTTTAGAATAATTGTGGGTAGAGAGCTTAACTTAAGCTTTTATGGCATTATTATGGCTCATATCGCTATTGCTATGCCTTATATGGTTACTATTATTTATAATAAACTTAAATCTATTAATGTTGAATTGATCGAATCTGCTATGGATTTAGGAGCAAATAATATTACCATATGGCACAAGATTATCTGGCCGCTTATTATGCCAAGCATGGTAACTGCATGGCTAATTGCTTTCACGATATCTATGGATGATGTCGTACTAGCAAGCTTTACTAGCTACCCTGGTGCTGTTACTTTACCTATGCAAATTTACTCTAAAATGCGTTTTGGGGTCAGTCCTGAAATTAATGCTTTAGCCACCATTTTAATTACTATCAATTTTGGTTTAATCTTATTAATTTTATGGAATCGTAAAACTAATTTGAATGTTAAAACTTTTTAA
- a CDS encoding serine hydrolase — protein MKFFIIIFFWLINITQADDLTHLIHSLEKQYNAKIGVSITNVNHNVSYHHRENEHFKMASTVKLPLAVYWLYLLEHNKVNFDELVEIKPNDLVPGSGKLGYFVLHPGFQISYRNIFEPMLTISDNTATDMIFKKVGGANNLRKFLINQGFNQIWVNRSIMGLFFDARNYPKLVPYKGRHLGWWHDEWSKLKQSKAHIKRASDQFHTDVRDTATPLQMNQLLINIANYKVINKQSFDYLFDVMSRCSTSENRVKKWLPKGVVIHKTGTWDNIHYQYLGDVGYIQTRKGMVAYSIYVETKLSKKTQGNLVSEDIFAQLGKVIYENY, from the coding sequence ATGAAGTTTTTTATAATTATATTTTTTTGGCTTATCAATATTACTCAAGCTGATGATTTAACACATTTGATTCATTCTCTTGAAAAGCAATATAACGCTAAAATAGGAGTGAGTATAACTAATGTAAATCATAATGTTAGTTATCATCATCGAGAAAATGAGCATTTCAAAATGGCTTCCACAGTTAAATTACCCCTGGCGGTATATTGGCTATATTTGCTAGAGCATAATAAGGTGAATTTTGATGAATTGGTTGAGATTAAACCAAATGATTTGGTTCCCGGTTCAGGCAAGCTAGGATATTTTGTATTACATCCTGGGTTTCAAATAAGTTATAGAAATATTTTTGAGCCTATGCTTACTATAAGTGATAATACAGCAACTGACATGATTTTTAAGAAGGTTGGTGGAGCTAACAATCTTCGAAAGTTTTTGATAAATCAGGGCTTTAATCAAATTTGGGTAAATCGCTCGATTATGGGGCTATTTTTTGATGCTAGAAATTATCCTAAGCTTGTTCCGTATAAAGGTCGCCATCTTGGTTGGTGGCACGATGAATGGAGCAAACTTAAGCAAAGTAAAGCCCATATAAAGAGAGCTAGCGACCAGTTTCATACCGATGTGAGAGATACTGCTACACCTTTGCAGATGAATCAATTATTGATAAACATAGCTAATTATAAGGTAATTAATAAACAATCTTTTGATTATTTATTTGATGTGATGAGCAGATGTAGCACAAGTGAAAATAGAGTAAAAAAATGGCTGCCCAAAGGGGTGGTGATTCATAAAACTGGCACCTGGGATAATATTCATTATCAATATTTAGGTGATGTAGGTTATATACAAACTAGAAAAGGTATGGTTGCTTATTCAATATATGTAGAAACTAAATTATCTAAGAAAACACAAGGTAATTTGGTTTCTGAAGATATTTTTGCCCAACTGGGAAAAGTTATCTATGAAAATTATTAA
- a CDS encoding ABC transporter permease, with product MRDNNTNFLIKLIAKLWLLAFIIIPYIIIISLSISSQTSQLFPVDFVFDYAKETGLTIKPNFNYYLALLDDSFYLKTYLKSLYFALTNTICCFIIAYPLALVGYFASNRLKIIIFTILLISFSTSMLLKIYSWTILLSNNSILVIFLKKLFGTDNIYLLNSDFAVILVMVYCYLPFMLFPIYLNLMRINKHVIEAANDLGASHFNCLRKILLPLTKPGIISGCTFVSLASMGEFVIPDLIGGSKIVTIGKLIWNQFFFAHHWPIAACSAVVLVVILTIFNYLINKFFMVSNDQI from the coding sequence ATGCGTGATAACAATACAAACTTTTTAATCAAATTGATTGCTAAGCTATGGTTATTAGCTTTTATTATTATCCCTTATATTATTATTATTTCTTTAAGTATTAGCTCTCAAACTTCTCAGCTTTTTCCGGTAGATTTTGTATTTGATTATGCTAAAGAAACTGGTTTGACTATTAAACCAAACTTTAATTACTACCTAGCTTTACTAGACGATTCCTTTTATCTTAAAACTTATTTGAAATCACTTTATTTTGCACTAACCAACACTATTTGCTGTTTCATAATTGCTTACCCATTAGCATTAGTTGGCTACTTTGCAAGCAACAGACTTAAGATAATTATTTTTACTATTTTACTAATTTCCTTTTCTACCAGTATGCTACTTAAAATTTATTCTTGGACTATCCTACTAAGTAATAATAGCATACTTGTAATATTCTTAAAAAAGCTATTCGGCACTGATAACATTTACTTATTGAATTCAGATTTTGCAGTAATTTTAGTCATGGTATATTGCTACCTACCTTTTATGTTATTTCCTATTTATCTTAATCTTATGCGCATTAATAAACATGTAATTGAAGCTGCCAATGATTTAGGAGCAAGCCATTTTAATTGCTTAAGAAAAATTTTGCTACCTTTAACTAAGCCTGGAATTATTAGTGGTTGTACTTTTGTTAGTCTTGCCTCCATGGGTGAATTTGTTATACCTGATTTAATTGGCGGTTCAAAAATTGTAACAATCGGCAAACTTATCTGGAATCAATTCTTTTTTGCACATCATTGGCCGATTGCTGCATGTAGCGCAGTAGTTTTAGTAGTTATCTTGACTATATTTAATTATCTTATTAATAAATTTTTTATGGTAAGCAATGACCAGATTTAA
- a CDS encoding gamma carbonic anhydrase family protein, with protein sequence MPHLIKFNNYYPFIANEVFIASGCHIIGDVEIGEGSSIWYNSVIRGDVCPIRIGKMSNIQDGTVIHVTRQTGPTFIGDYVTIGHKAMIHACTIKDYGFVGMNATLLDGVIVESFAMVAAGSVVPPKKIVKTNEIWAGNPAKFLRYLTDEEQDYIKQSAINYFNLSQVYLNQNKHV encoded by the coding sequence GTGCCCCATCTAATTAAATTTAATAATTATTATCCTTTCATAGCCAATGAGGTTTTTATTGCTTCAGGGTGCCATATTATAGGTGATGTAGAAATCGGTGAAGGGTCAAGTATCTGGTATAACTCTGTTATCAGAGGAGATGTTTGTCCAATTCGCATAGGGAAAATGTCTAATATCCAGGATGGTACCGTAATCCATGTTACTCGTCAAACCGGCCCAACTTTTATTGGTGATTATGTAACGATTGGTCACAAAGCTATGATTCATGCTTGCACCATTAAAGATTATGGCTTTGTTGGAATGAATGCAACCTTACTAGATGGTGTGATTGTAGAATCTTTTGCCATGGTAGCCGCAGGAAGTGTTGTTCCTCCTAAAAAAATTGTTAAAACCAATGAAATATGGGCAGGCAATCCTGCTAAGTTCTTACGCTACTTAACTGATGAGGAGCAAGATTATATTAAGCAATCAGCTATTAATTATTTTAACCTATCTCAAGTTTATTTGAATCAAAATAAACATGTTTAA
- a CDS encoding M23 family metallopeptidase: MLRVATLSLRTKVWVIYSVLITAILISLVAIHNLNDAAIDEHLANNVAEENENILNFTVQNGDNFASILKKNYVEDNDAAQIIKALKNIYNPARMSIGQNISLYYENYLDQNEDNKKYLNAIKISVSPSKAIEILRTQDGAFEAKEVTIQLERYLAHVSSEIESNLFATAQESEVPGTIINQVTKLLSYDIDFQREIKKGDSFSVVYETFYDQNGNFAMHGKPLYMAANVGGREIKLYYYENKNGDSDYFTEEGRSIKKELLKTPINAARISSGFGMRKHPILGYSKMHKGVDFAAPIGTPIYAAGDGVIDKVGRVGAYGNYVKIKHAVGNYSTAYGHLSRFSKGLKKGLRVKQGEIIGFVGSTGRATGPHLHYEVLLNDKHINPTAIKLGSKMKLAGQNLKQFKDYTKIINNKILVTPSRTETASKLLKWTM; this comes from the coding sequence ATGCTAAGAGTTGCAACTTTATCACTACGAACAAAAGTTTGGGTCATCTATTCAGTTTTAATTACTGCAATTTTGATTAGCTTAGTCGCAATACATAATTTAAATGATGCGGCTATTGATGAACATTTAGCCAACAATGTCGCAGAAGAAAATGAAAACATTTTAAACTTCACAGTACAAAATGGCGATAACTTCGCAAGTATTCTTAAAAAAAACTATGTTGAAGATAATGATGCCGCCCAAATTATTAAAGCATTGAAAAATATATATAACCCTGCACGTATGAGCATTGGCCAAAATATTTCTTTATATTATGAAAACTATTTAGATCAAAATGAAGATAACAAAAAATACTTAAATGCTATTAAAATTTCCGTTTCCCCTTCTAAGGCCATTGAAATATTAAGAACCCAAGATGGCGCTTTTGAAGCTAAGGAAGTTACTATTCAACTCGAAAGATATTTAGCCCATGTAAGCAGCGAAATTGAGAGCAATCTTTTTGCTACTGCTCAGGAATCAGAGGTACCCGGTACTATAATCAATCAAGTTACTAAATTACTGAGCTATGATATCGATTTCCAGCGTGAAATAAAAAAAGGAGATAGCTTTAGCGTAGTTTATGAAACTTTTTATGATCAAAACGGTAACTTTGCAATGCATGGTAAACCTCTTTACATGGCTGCTAACGTCGGTGGGCGGGAAATTAAGCTTTATTATTATGAAAACAAAAATGGTGATAGTGATTATTTCACTGAAGAAGGCAGAAGTATTAAGAAAGAACTGCTGAAAACTCCAATCAATGCCGCTAGAATTTCTTCTGGCTTTGGAATGCGTAAACATCCTATTTTAGGCTATAGCAAAATGCATAAAGGTGTAGATTTTGCTGCTCCTATTGGCACTCCAATTTATGCAGCAGGTGATGGCGTTATTGATAAAGTTGGACGAGTTGGTGCGTATGGTAATTATGTTAAAATTAAACATGCAGTTGGAAATTATTCAACCGCTTATGGTCATTTAAGCCGCTTCTCTAAAGGATTAAAAAAAGGCTTAAGGGTTAAACAAGGGGAAATAATTGGCTTTGTTGGCTCTACCGGCAGAGCAACCGGGCCTCATCTACATTATGAAGTATTATTAAACGATAAGCATATCAATCCTACTGCTATTAAGCTTGGTTCTAAAATGAAACTTGCAGGCCAAAATCTAAAGCAATTTAAAGATTATACTAAAATTATAAATAATAAAATCTTAGTTACCCCATCACGTACCGAAACTGCTTCTAAGTTATTAAAATGGACTATGTAA
- the lipB gene encoding lipoyl(octanoyl) transferase LipB — protein MLIQEKLFGSLRWVVSEEQVPYEQALSLMQEYHADVLNGNLDHQIWLLEHPDTITIGTSGQEADVLQAQSIPVFHISRGGKATYHGPGQRIIYPFFNMHKIFPKDNLDIKKFVFALESWIIATLKTFGIEGKVYDNRIGVWVDTPGRYYPFEQAKIAAIGIKVSKWVSFHGISVNLFPDLNKFNQINPCGLKDYGITSLKDLGLDITLNEFDEALIKNFFKFEKILA, from the coding sequence ATGCTTATACAAGAAAAATTATTTGGTAGTCTAAGATGGGTTGTTTCAGAAGAGCAAGTACCTTATGAACAAGCTTTAAGCTTGATGCAAGAATATCATGCAGATGTTTTAAATGGTAATTTGGATCATCAGATATGGTTGTTGGAGCATCCGGATACTATTACTATAGGTACTAGTGGCCAAGAGGCCGACGTGCTGCAGGCGCAATCTATTCCTGTTTTTCATATTTCACGTGGAGGTAAAGCCACTTACCATGGGCCAGGTCAAAGGATAATTTACCCATTTTTTAATATGCATAAAATATTTCCTAAAGATAATTTGGATATTAAAAAATTTGTTTTCGCTCTTGAATCTTGGATCATTGCTACATTAAAAACTTTTGGTATTGAAGGAAAAGTATATGATAACCGTATTGGAGTTTGGGTAGATACTCCGGGTAGATATTATCCTTTTGAACAAGCTAAAATCGCAGCAATTGGTATCAAAGTTAGTAAATGGGTAAGTTTTCATGGTATATCGGTTAATCTGTTTCCGGATTTAAATAAATTTAATCAAATTAATCCTTGTGGATTGAAGGATTATGGCATTACATCTCTTAAAGATTTAGGGTTGGACATTACATTAAATGAATTTGATGAAGCTTTAATCAAAAATTTTTTTAAATTTGAAAAGATATTAGCATGA
- a CDS encoding prepilin peptidase produces MFETLLAVIFGIMLASYSSSVFYRLPRNIPLQGFGSKGLKPHCSLCKTPLKPYEYYSVLSWFFCGTTCNYCGAHIDSKFRIADSLVIFNSVYLHYYFGFGDEYLLLLLWSVGLIIIAAINFTGYTVPKVLYVSIVIIAIMLKLKCGYELINIIPFSVVGVIISFAFATTYLTKIINLSSENLLLIASLAVIKFNFWMIALMLSLILGGIANFKLLKKYINPYPYISSLIAIAGFILLLIEALQISGQI; encoded by the coding sequence ATGTTTGAAACACTGCTTGCAGTAATTTTTGGCATTATGCTTGCAAGCTATAGTTCTAGTGTATTTTATAGGTTACCAAGAAATATTCCTTTGCAAGGTTTTGGTTCCAAAGGATTGAAGCCACATTGTTCATTATGTAAAACCCCTTTAAAACCTTATGAATATTATAGTGTGCTTTCATGGTTTTTTTGCGGCACTACTTGTAATTATTGTGGTGCTCATATTGACAGTAAGTTTCGTATAGCAGATAGTTTAGTAATTTTTAACTCTGTATATCTGCATTACTATTTTGGATTTGGGGATGAATATTTATTACTCTTACTTTGGTCAGTAGGATTAATCATTATTGCAGCCATAAACTTTACAGGATATACGGTTCCAAAAGTGCTATATGTTAGTATAGTAATAATAGCTATAATGCTTAAACTGAAGTGTGGATATGAGCTTATAAATATAATACCATTTTCAGTAGTTGGAGTTATAATAAGCTTTGCATTTGCCACAACTTATCTTACAAAAATTATCAATTTATCAAGCGAAAATCTTTTGTTAATAGCAAGTCTTGCGGTTATCAAATTTAATTTTTGGATGATCGCTTTAATGCTTAGTTTAATCTTAGGAGGAATTGCTAATTTTAAGTTGCTTAAAAAGTATATCAATCCTTATCCATATATTTCATCTTTAATAGCTATTGCCGGTTTTATTTTGTTGCTCATAGAAGCATTACAAATATCTGGTCAGATATAA
- a CDS encoding PotD/PotF family extracellular solute-binding protein — protein MFKIFVLLLLSCCNLAVASQQSINIYNWAESLNPRIVNDFSHEYAIKVNYDLFDNDHLMESKLALARNIYDITGPGIFPFVEKYANDGIFKEIDINRLKNYHLIDSNILQFLKIHKIDKYTVPWVWGVLAIGYHQEKLKQFAPDFDPTNLNDIFDINKMRAVSKCGISIMDSPLDISGLALLNLKKNPNSNNIEDYIQAFKLLKKIAPFVHNFNSSKYTEEFANEDSCLVIGDSIDILTIMDKTHNPHLKLALPSQGTFIFILGFVINPNTTKLQEAYQFIDYILEPKNALKNVENVKVFSSLDAQYLDKAKLPATQFLINEDYFQKLHISRKRSKKIENWVNSEWQKIISLK, from the coding sequence ATGTTTAAAATTTTCGTGCTGCTTTTGTTATCTTGTTGCAATCTTGCTGTTGCCTCACAACAAAGCATCAATATATACAATTGGGCTGAGTCACTCAATCCTAGAATAGTTAACGATTTTAGCCATGAATATGCTATAAAAGTTAACTACGATTTGTTTGACAATGATCATCTAATGGAATCTAAATTAGCGCTTGCTCGTAATATTTATGATATTACAGGACCAGGAATTTTTCCTTTTGTAGAAAAATATGCCAACGATGGAATATTTAAAGAAATCGACATTAATCGTCTTAAAAATTATCATTTAATAGATTCAAATATTTTACAGTTCTTAAAGATTCATAAAATTGATAAATATACTGTACCATGGGTTTGGGGAGTACTTGCTATAGGATACCATCAGGAAAAGTTAAAACAATTTGCACCGGACTTTGATCCTACTAATCTTAATGATATATTTGATATAAATAAAATGCGAGCTGTTAGCAAATGCGGGATTTCAATAATGGATTCTCCATTAGATATTAGCGGTCTTGCTTTATTAAATTTAAAGAAAAATCCCAACTCCAATAATATTGAAGACTATATTCAAGCGTTTAAACTGCTGAAAAAAATTGCGCCCTTTGTCCATAATTTCAATTCTTCTAAATATACCGAGGAATTTGCTAATGAAGATTCTTGTTTGGTCATTGGCGACTCCATTGATATTTTAACTATAATGGACAAAACCCATAATCCACATTTAAAACTCGCCCTACCAAGCCAAGGTACCTTTATATTTATTTTAGGATTTGTAATCAATCCAAACACTACCAAATTGCAAGAAGCTTACCAATTTATTGATTATATTCTTGAACCTAAAAACGCTTTAAAAAATGTAGAAAATGTTAAAGTATTTAGCAGTTTAGACGCGCAATATTTAGATAAAGCTAAGTTACCAGCTACGCAATTTTTAATTAATGAAGATTACTTTCAAAAGCTACATATCTCCCGTAAACGCAGCAAAAAGATAGAAAACTGGGTAAATAGCGAATGGCAAAAAATTATTAGCCTCAAATGA
- the ruvB gene encoding Holliday junction branch migration DNA helicase RuvB translates to MKDSTLNPNAKDEDQLDRTFRPKLLDDFIGQKELKENLNIFINAARNRKETLDHVILYGPPGLGKTTLAQIIAQEMRGNIKVTSGAVISKAGDLAAILTNLTDGDVLFIDEIHRLPIHVEEILYPAMEDFTIDIMIGEGPSARSVQLDLPPFTLVGATTRIGLLSNPLRDRFGIPVRLEFYEPHDLMKIIERSTALANINIAKEGANIIAHRARGTPRIALRLLRRIRDFAEMASKEGMITEEIASNALSRLGVDKIGLDAQDHKYLLTIIEKYDGGPVGLETIASSIAEQKDTIEELIEPYLLQLGLINRTPRGRMATLKAYHHFGMAPKNMSDTSLQFEINLDSEK, encoded by the coding sequence ATGAAGGATTCAACCTTAAATCCTAATGCAAAAGATGAAGACCAACTCGATCGTACCTTCCGCCCTAAGTTGCTTGATGATTTTATAGGGCAAAAAGAGTTAAAAGAAAATCTAAATATATTTATTAATGCGGCAAGAAACCGTAAAGAAACCTTAGATCATGTTATACTTTATGGTCCTCCTGGTCTAGGTAAAACTACCCTTGCTCAAATTATTGCCCAAGAAATGCGTGGTAATATTAAGGTGACTTCTGGCGCAGTTATTAGCAAGGCTGGTGACCTGGCAGCGATCCTTACTAATTTAACAGATGGGGATGTGTTGTTTATCGATGAAATTCATAGGCTTCCTATTCACGTAGAAGAAATACTTTACCCTGCCATGGAAGATTTTACGATTGATATTATGATCGGGGAAGGTCCTTCTGCTAGATCTGTTCAGCTTGATTTGCCGCCATTTACTCTAGTTGGTGCTACTACGCGTATTGGCTTACTCAGTAATCCGTTGCGGGATAGGTTTGGCATTCCAGTAAGATTAGAGTTTTATGAGCCTCATGATCTTATGAAAATCATTGAAAGATCCACTGCTCTTGCCAATATTAATATTGCTAAAGAAGGAGCAAATATTATTGCACATAGAGCGCGCGGTACTCCTAGAATTGCATTAAGATTGCTTAGAAGAATCAGGGATTTTGCAGAAATGGCAAGCAAAGAAGGAATGATTACTGAAGAAATTGCCAGTAACGCTTTAAGCCGTTTGGGCGTAGATAAAATCGGCCTTGATGCTCAAGACCATAAATATTTACTTACTATAATAGAAAAGTATGATGGTGGTCCGGTAGGGCTAGAAACCATTGCTTCATCCATTGCTGAGCAAAAAGATACTATTGAGGAGTTAATAGAGCCTTACTTATTGCAGCTTGGCTTAATTAACCGTACTCCTCGAGGAAGAATGGCAACACTTAAGGCGTATCATCATTTTGGCATGGCTCCTAAAAATATGAGTGATACCTCTTTACAATTTGAAATTAATTTAGATAGTGAGAAATAA
- the mgtE gene encoding magnesium transporter, with protein MEEFATKEYSYGLTPEHIKQLDEAIDQELLEVVPFLISNLDDAELADYLAISTYEIRTKLIRIIKEDFHPNVLLAVDTHLLPEIIEQIGYDATAKLMAELEIDNAVYILERLDQDLQNQILELLPSSKVSTVKEMLSYPENSAGRIMNPRIIKVMEYWTIEQTINFLRNNRNIPDNYYQIFILNFQHAPIGYISLSKILKSNPKDIIGETAEHDLKFVAVDTPNEEISYLFQQYELTALPVVNHQNRLVGVIDVDDMIEVVAEETEEDYLKLAGVAESDIYSRIIDSSLKRLPWLVLNLFGSLLTSHMISYFGGEIEKMVILASIMPIVASVGGNAGTQTVTLIIRGIATKTILDANAFRVIRKEVLISLTNSLLISAIGGGLIYLIMNNLFLSLIFSSAIICNFIVAGLMGSAIPIFFNKIKVDPAVSSSIFLTALTDITGFCSFLILAKIFLLN; from the coding sequence ATGGAGGAATTTGCCACCAAGGAATATTCATACGGTCTAACACCCGAGCATATCAAGCAACTTGATGAAGCAATTGATCAAGAACTACTTGAAGTAGTGCCTTTCTTAATATCTAATCTTGATGATGCAGAGCTTGCTGATTATCTTGCCATCTCTACTTATGAAATTCGTACTAAATTAATACGTATTATTAAAGAAGATTTTCATCCCAATGTTTTGCTGGCGGTTGATACTCACCTATTACCTGAAATAATCGAGCAAATAGGATATGATGCTACAGCCAAACTAATGGCTGAGCTTGAAATAGACAATGCAGTTTATATACTTGAACGGCTTGATCAAGACCTACAAAATCAAATTTTAGAATTATTACCTTCCAGCAAAGTTAGCACAGTGAAAGAAATGCTATCCTATCCTGAAAATTCTGCTGGACGTATAATGAACCCTCGCATTATTAAGGTGATGGAATATTGGACAATTGAGCAGACCATTAATTTCTTGCGCAATAATCGCAATATACCTGATAATTATTACCAAATATTTATTCTTAACTTTCAACATGCACCAATTGGATACATAAGCCTAAGTAAAATTTTAAAAAGCAATCCTAAAGACATTATAGGCGAAACTGCCGAACATGATTTAAAATTTGTAGCAGTTGACACTCCTAATGAAGAAATCTCATATTTATTCCAGCAATACGAATTAACCGCACTTCCAGTAGTAAATCATCAAAATCGTCTAGTTGGAGTAATTGATGTTGATGACATGATTGAAGTGGTAGCAGAAGAAACTGAGGAAGACTATTTAAAATTAGCAGGGGTTGCCGAATCGGATATTTATTCTAGAATTATTGATTCGTCCTTGAAAAGATTACCATGGCTGGTTTTAAATCTATTTGGCTCATTGCTTACCTCTCATATGATTAGTTATTTTGGCGGTGAGATTGAAAAGATGGTTATACTGGCCTCTATTATGCCAATCGTGGCTTCGGTTGGAGGTAATGCCGGAACGCAAACGGTAACTCTTATAATTCGAGGTATTGCTACTAAAACAATTCTTGATGCCAATGCCTTTAGGGTAATTAGAAAAGAAGTATTAATCTCCCTTACTAACTCGCTATTAATATCAGCCATTGGTGGCGGATTAATTTACTTAATTATGAATAATCTTTTTTTAAGTCTTATTTTCAGCTCTGCTATAATATGTAATTTTATCGTAGCAGGATTGATGGGTTCTGCGATTCCAATATTTTTTAATAAAATAAAGGTTGACCCAGCCGTATCATCTAGTATTTTCTTAACAGCTCTTACTGATATAACGGGTTTTTGTTCTTTTTTAATATTAGCAAAAATATTTTTATTAAATTAA